A DNA window from Lycium ferocissimum isolate CSIRO_LF1 unplaced genomic scaffold, AGI_CSIRO_Lferr_CH_V1 ctg258, whole genome shotgun sequence contains the following coding sequences:
- the LOC132043541 gene encoding auxin-induced in root cultures protein 12-like has translation MASLLHLPFIFLITFLLISPAISHNCSSQSFSNNTHFDNCTHLPSLKSSFHWTYNSTKSTLSFAFIAPLTSSDGWISWGINPITPAMIGTQCLIAFKVPNGSIVIKTYDLTSYNSITHTDKLFYTVLDSKAEYSNGVMRIFATLVLPANMSTVNHVWQVGPAVKDDMPVVHKFDPHNLKSKDTLNLATSSGGDGKNTTAPVSAGGDGQSGNKTGGSSRIWNNDATFYVFAMFLGVLFLLLKE, from the exons ATGGCCTCTCTTCTCCATCTCCctttcatatttcttatcacATTTCTCCTAATTTCCCCTGCAATATCACATAATTGTTCGTCTCAAAGCTTTTCCAACAACACTCACTTCGATAACTGCACCCATCTCCCTTCCCTAAAATCCTCTTTCCACTGGACATACAATTCAACAAAATCCACACTTTCATTTGCTTTTATTGCTCCTTTGACCTCTTCTGATGGCTGGATTTCATGGGGAATTAACCCAATTACCCCAGCAATGATTGGGACACAGTGCCTAATTGCATTTAAAGTGCCAAATGGGTCCATTGTTATTAAGACTTATGATCTTACTTCGTATAATTCTATTACACATACTGATAAACTTTTTTATACTGTGTTGGATTCTAAAGCTGAGTACTCTAATGGGGTCATGAGAATCTTTGCCACTTTGGTACTACCGGCAAATATGAGCACG GTGAATCATGTGTGGCAAGTTGGACCGGCGGTGAAAGACGATATGCCAGTGGTGCATAAGTTTGATCCTCACAATTTGAAATCAAAAGACACTCTAAATTTGGCTACTTCTTCTGGTGGAGATGGAAAAAATACCACTGCCCCTGTTTCCGCTGGTGGTGATGGACAGAGTGGAAATAAAACTGGTGGATCTTCACGAATTTGGAATAATGATGCTACTTTTTACGTCTTTGCCATGTTTCTTGGAGTTCTGTTTTTGTTACTTAAGGAATAA
- the LOC132043560 gene encoding E3 ubiquitin-protein ligase CHIP-like encodes MAPIVGSKQAEQLKQDGNTYFLKNRFGAAIDAYTEAITLSPNVPIYWTNRALCHRKRDDWKRVEEDCRKAIQLDHNSVKAHYYLGLALLQKEQYAEGVRELVKALDLGRGANPGSYIVEEIWEELAKAKYMEWEHESTRRSWDLQSLKESCELALKEKHVRDSSQTEGLKDESSTSLSKQLEAVGEVFMKAAEDDTPSEVPDYMCCQITLDIFRDPVIAPSGFTYERAVILDHLQKVGEFDPITREPLYASQLVPNLAIKEAVRAFLERHAWAYRIE; translated from the exons atggCACCAATTGTGGGTTCAAAGCAAGCGGAACAACTGAAACAAGATggtaatacttattttttaaagaatcgGTTTGGGGCTGCTATAGATGCTTATACTGAG GCAATTACATTGTCCCCTAATGTTCCGATATATTGGACAAATCGTGCTTTGTGTCATCGCAAACGGGA TGACTGGAAAAGAGTGGAGGAAGATTGTAGAAAGGCTATTCAGCTGGATCATAATTCTGTAAAG GCCCACTACTATCTTGGTCTTGCATTGCTACAAAAGGAACAGTATGCTGAAGGTGTGAGAGAATTGGTAAAG GCATTAGACCTTGGAAGAGGTGCGAATCCAGGAAGCTACATTGTTGAAGAGATTTGGGAAGAGCTTGCGAAAGCAAAATACATGGAGTGGGAGCATGAATCTACGAGGCGCTCCTGGGACCTTCAGAGCTTGAA AGAATCCTGTGAGTTGGCTCTCAAGGAGAAACATGTGCGTGATAGTTCTCAGACAGAAGGGCTCAAAGATGAAAGCTCAACATCTCTTTCGAAGCAACTGGAAGCTGTAGGCGAGGTTTTCATGAAAGCTGCAGAAGATGATACTCCAAGTGAG GTTCCTGATTacatgtgttgtcaaatcactCTTGATATTTTTCGCGACCCTGTCATTGCTCCCAGTGGGTTTACATACGAGCGGGCTGTTATCCTTGACCATTTGCAAAAG GTGGGCGAATTTGATCCAATTACGCGAGAACCACTTTATGCGTCCCAGTTGGTGCCAAATCTGGCTATAAAAGAAGCTGTTCGGGCATTTCTGGAAAGGCATGCCTGGGCATACAGGATAGAGTAA